A DNA window from Romeriopsis navalis LEGE 11480 contains the following coding sequences:
- a CDS encoding asparaginase, which produces MTLRKSQAPELKIQLLREGIVESIHYAHAVVSDDQGRILFAAGNPNYNTFIRSALKPFQAMCVTTTGTLEKFNLTDRDLAIMCASHRGTPAQARQAFNILWRADIEPTALQCPIPANARSNLQHNCSGKHAGMLAACRQLSLPTATYLSRKHPLQQLILGKVAELLRVPAVEFIGARDDCGAPTYLMQLSHMAYLYAHLAAGQRVELERTMRAMTHHAPLIADVGQFDTELMRLTAGELVSKTGAEGVQCVGRVGESMGLAIKVADGTKRAKFAATIHALKQMGWISSDIADTLAEQFIQLSEFTRLDVHGEMVMCRS; this is translated from the coding sequence ATGACACTACGCAAATCGCAGGCACCAGAACTCAAAATTCAACTTCTACGTGAAGGCATTGTTGAGTCGATTCACTATGCTCATGCGGTGGTTTCTGATGATCAAGGTCGGATATTGTTTGCCGCTGGCAATCCGAATTACAACACATTTATTCGATCCGCACTCAAGCCGTTTCAAGCCATGTGTGTGACGACAACGGGGACGTTAGAAAAATTCAATCTGACCGATCGAGATTTAGCGATCATGTGTGCTTCCCACCGGGGAACTCCGGCCCAAGCGCGACAGGCCTTTAACATTTTGTGGCGGGCTGACATTGAGCCAACGGCGTTGCAATGTCCGATACCGGCGAATGCCAGAAGTAACTTGCAGCATAATTGCTCGGGTAAGCATGCCGGGATGTTGGCGGCTTGTCGCCAATTGAGCTTGCCGACCGCCACGTACCTCAGCCGTAAACATCCATTGCAGCAGTTGATTTTGGGGAAAGTTGCGGAACTCCTTCGCGTCCCTGCGGTTGAGTTTATTGGCGCACGGGATGATTGTGGGGCCCCCACGTATTTGATGCAACTGAGTCATATGGCTTATCTCTATGCGCATTTAGCGGCGGGCCAGCGGGTGGAATTAGAGCGGACGATGCGGGCGATGACACATCATGCGCCACTCATTGCTGATGTCGGACAATTTGATACAGAATTGATGCGTTTAACTGCCGGTGAACTGGTCAGCAAAACCGGCGCTGAAGGGGTGCAATGTGTGGGACGTGTGGGGGAATCGATGGGCTTAGCCATTAAAGTAGCCGATGGGACGAAACGCGCCAAATTTGCTGCGACAATCCACGCGTTGAAACAGATGGGCTGGATTAGTTCGGATATTGCGGATACATTGGCCGAACAATTTATTCAGCTGAGTGAGTTTACGCGCCTGGATGTCCATGGTGAGATGGTGATGTGCCGGAGCTAA
- a CDS encoding CGLD27 family protein, with product MKSSSSSPCPVPDEQRPINEYRALADSWYFRWGTLEPFEYFKPIGLMWLSSWLISGPVSAASFVPQKYPIEFAGWAMGGACIIPVLAVIRLYLGWSYIQKRLFSTKILYEESGWYDGQVWEKQPEMLDQDRLIALYEVQPLLQRMQVTIGACVVLCAISVSGAIAWHAWH from the coding sequence ATGAAATCTTCCTCTTCCTCTCCTTGCCCTGTGCCTGATGAACAGCGGCCGATTAATGAATATCGGGCATTGGCGGACTCTTGGTATTTTCGGTGGGGAACGCTGGAGCCATTTGAGTATTTCAAGCCGATCGGTTTAATGTGGCTGAGCAGTTGGCTGATTTCCGGGCCCGTATCGGCGGCGAGTTTTGTGCCGCAGAAGTATCCCATTGAGTTTGCGGGTTGGGCGATGGGGGGGGCCTGCATTATTCCTGTGCTAGCCGTAATTCGATTGTATTTGGGTTGGTCCTACATTCAAAAGCGCCTGTTTTCGACCAAGATTCTGTATGAAGAGTCCGGTTGGTATGATGGCCAGGTTTGGGAAAAGCAGCCCGAGATGCTTGATCAAGATCGTTTGATTGCCCTGTATGAAGTGCAGCCATTACTGCAACGCATGCAAGTGACGATTGGCGCATGTGTGGTCTTGTGCGCCATCAGTGTAAGTGGTGCAATTGCTTGGCATGCCTGGCATTAA
- a CDS encoding ABC transporter ATP-binding protein — MTEPMLDVRNLRVQFKTGDRVTEAVRDISFQVRPGQTLGIVGESGSGKSVTSLAVMGLIPNPPGQVTAGEIWFQPDVEHPPVNLLALSRQELQRLRGLRMAMIFQEPMSSLNPVYTIGFQMVEAIAQHEQMPEAAARRRALDLLQEVQVLPEDDVLRAQIQQDSPKLTRDSQLDQEVNRRKMALLERYPHQLSGGQLQRVMIAIAISCNPQLLIADEPTTALDVTVQAAIIDLLRELRDRRGMSIVFITHDLGLIAEIADEVAVMYRGEIVEQGSLWQIFAQPQHPYTKGLLTCRPQPDLQLKVLPIVSDFMDVTELDSGEVLIESVGGDVQQVLDALPVVTASELAQRNVELQAKQPLLSVRDLSVAFPIKGVLGRVKRYTMAVNRVSFDVFPGETLGLVGESGCGKTTLSRTLLRLIEPQQGQAIFNGKDIFSLSTTELRNLRRELQIVFQNPFSSLDPRIAIGDAVMEPLKIFGKSDRKSSNDRVAYLLERVGLNPDWRKRFPHEFSGGQRQRVCIARALALNPKFIICDESVSALDVSVQAQVLNLLKELQSEFDLTYIFISHDLSVVKFMSDRIMVMNQGRLEEINSAEMIYRQPQQEYTKKLIASIPVGNLDHIRERQQQRGYSVS; from the coding sequence ATGACTGAACCGATGCTGGACGTGCGCAATCTCCGGGTGCAATTTAAGACCGGCGATCGGGTGACGGAAGCAGTCAGAGATATTTCTTTCCAAGTGCGTCCCGGTCAGACTCTGGGGATTGTGGGTGAGTCGGGTTCGGGCAAGTCGGTCACCTCCTTGGCGGTGATGGGATTGATCCCCAATCCACCGGGCCAAGTCACCGCTGGGGAGATTTGGTTTCAGCCCGATGTTGAGCATCCGCCGGTAAATTTGCTGGCGCTGTCTCGTCAGGAGTTGCAGCGGTTGCGCGGTTTGCGTATGGCGATGATTTTCCAGGAGCCCATGAGTTCTTTGAATCCGGTCTATACGATCGGTTTTCAAATGGTTGAGGCGATTGCACAGCATGAGCAGATGCCGGAAGCGGCGGCGCGGCGGCGGGCCTTAGATCTACTCCAAGAAGTGCAGGTATTGCCGGAAGATGACGTTCTCCGCGCACAAATTCAGCAGGATAGCCCGAAGCTCACCCGCGATTCCCAGCTTGATCAGGAAGTCAATCGTCGCAAAATGGCGTTGCTTGAGCGCTATCCCCATCAGCTATCGGGCGGGCAGTTGCAGCGGGTAATGATTGCCATCGCAATTTCCTGTAATCCCCAGTTATTGATTGCGGATGAACCAACTACGGCGTTGGATGTGACGGTGCAGGCCGCGATTATTGATTTGTTGCGAGAACTGCGTGATCGGCGCGGTATGAGTATTGTCTTCATCACCCATGATCTGGGCTTAATTGCTGAGATTGCCGATGAAGTCGCTGTGATGTATCGCGGTGAGATCGTGGAACAAGGTTCCCTTTGGCAAATCTTTGCCCAGCCCCAACATCCCTATACGAAGGGTCTGCTCACCTGCCGACCGCAACCAGATTTGCAGCTGAAGGTCTTGCCGATCGTCTCTGACTTTATGGACGTGACGGAGTTGGATTCGGGGGAGGTGTTGATCGAATCCGTTGGCGGTGATGTGCAGCAGGTCTTAGATGCTTTACCGGTGGTGACGGCGTCAGAACTGGCGCAGCGCAATGTGGAATTGCAGGCGAAACAGCCGCTCCTTTCGGTCCGAGATTTGTCTGTGGCGTTTCCGATTAAGGGGGTGCTCGGCCGCGTTAAGCGCTATACGATGGCGGTGAATCGAGTCTCCTTTGATGTCTTCCCAGGCGAAACCTTAGGATTAGTCGGTGAATCGGGCTGTGGTAAAACGACACTGTCGCGCACCCTCCTGCGATTGATTGAGCCTCAGCAAGGACAAGCAATCTTCAATGGCAAAGACATTTTCTCACTGTCCACGACGGAATTGCGGAACTTGCGCCGCGAGCTCCAAATCGTATTTCAGAATCCCTTTAGTTCCCTTGATCCCCGCATTGCGATTGGTGATGCGGTGATGGAGCCGCTGAAAATCTTTGGTAAGTCAGACCGGAAATCGAGCAACGATCGTGTGGCTTACTTGCTTGAGCGGGTTGGTCTTAATCCGGATTGGCGCAAGCGTTTTCCCCACGAGTTTTCGGGTGGCCAGCGTCAGCGCGTTTGCATTGCGCGAGCCTTGGCCCTAAATCCGAAATTTATTATTTGCGATGAATCGGTATCGGCTTTAGACGTGTCAGTGCAGGCCCAAGTGTTGAACCTGCTGAAGGAATTGCAGTCAGAGTTTGACTTAACTTATATTTTTATCTCCCATGATTTGAGCGTCGTCAAATTTATGAGTGACCGGATTATGGTGATGAATCAGGGGCGCTTGGAAGAGATTAATTCTGCGGAAATGATCTATCGCCAACCGCAACAGGAATATACGAAGAAATTGATCGCTTCCATTCCGGTCGGCAACCTTGACCATATTCGTGAGCGGCAGCAGCAGCGGGGTTATTCGGTCAGTTAA